One Sediminispirochaeta bajacaliforniensis DSM 16054 genomic window, GCGCCATAGAACCTCTCACGCGTTCCTCCCTCATCTATGAAATACAGTCGCAGCATCTCATCCTTCCGGGAAAAGATCTTTCCGGAGTAACGTTGGCGTCACTTATTGCGACCCTATTTTCCTACGACGAAGAGGGGCCGATTGATGGAGAGGTACATCCTCTCGTAGCTCAGTTCATACAATCGGGAAGTTCCAGCTTCAATGAAACATCGGTTCTCGATTATCTCAATATGCATAGAGACGGGGAATCTGGCAGGTGAAAAACAAACACAGAATTTTCCCCCTCATGATCCTTGTTTCATTCCTGAGTTCCTGTACTCTTCCCCCTTCTTCGATCGTTGTGGAAGGGCCTTGTTTGACCGATGAGAGGATTGACGAGCTCCTCTCTTCCGCCCCCTTTGCCATAAAGAAGGCCTCAGATTCGGAGAATGTGCCCCTGACAAAACTCTCTTTTCGATATGTGGAGCCCTTTGAGGATCTCCCCCAAAACTCCTTGATTATTCGAAGAGAGGAGCTTGCTTTTACAGCAGAGCTGCATGATTCCCGCTTTTCTCTTACCAGAAAGGAGGCAAAAGAGGCAACGGCATCGAAATCGGATGATCTGATCCAATCGTCAAACCTCCGTCTTCCGCGTCGGGCCCTCAGCATCGACGGGACCTATCTGGGAGACCCCGACTATCCCCTTATTCGTTATCTAGTGCTTTTGGTCCAACCTCTTTCCGAAACGAAACCGGAGAGCTTCTTTCAAAAGGTTTCATTTTTCATCACCAAGGGGAAAAGAGATGAGCGCTTACACACTCATCGCAAGGCTGTGGAATCTTGGGTAGGAAAGATAGCAGCATCCCAACCCGCTGCTGCGGAAAAAACGATCTGGATAGATTCTGTAGGTGATATGATTTTCAGCAGAGGTGTGGAGCAACTTCTCAGCCAAAACGGGGGCCTACATAAGGTTTTTGATGCAACCCTGTCCATCCTTCAATCCGCGCACCTTACCGCCGGAAATTTCGAGGGGACCCTTGCTTCTACAAATAGAAAAGCTGAACCCAAAAGCTATAACTTCCGTTTTTCACCAAAGGTTCTTCCAAATCTGGAAAAGGCAGGCTTCGATTATCTTTCCATCACCAACAATCATATCTGGGATTTCGGTAAGGAAGGCTTTCTGGATACCCTGAATGCCATCGAATCTTCTCATCTTGCCACAAGCGGTGCAGGACGCAATTTTAAGGCTGCTGCCGTCCCGTGGAGAACAGAGATAGAACATCAGGAAATTTCCATTCTGTCCGTCGGCGCCTATCCTCAGGAGCGCAACGGTTTCAACGGAAAAACTATTGCCTTTGCAGGGGATGATAAGCCGGGAATCCTTTTTGTCGACAGAGGGGCAAGGGAGGCTATCAAAGAGGCCTTTGACGATGATGCATTTCATGTGCTCTATGTGCACGGGGGGTGGGAGTGGCACCGCAAACCGGACGCATATTATCGGGAACTCTATCGTTCTTTTGTAGACCTGGGGGCCGACCTTGTTGTTGGAAGCCATCCTCACGTGCTTCAGGGGATGGAGGCCTATCACGGATCTCTCATTGCCTACAGCCTGGGTAATTTTATTTTTCCGGGGATGGAAGAGATGAAGTGGGCCACCGATTCCATGATTCTTCGAGTAGGTATACGGGAAGGGAATATCTGCTACGTGGAGCCGATACCAGCGGTTCTATCGGGAAAAGGGGTCAAAAAAGATCCGAATGAGGCAAAGGCCTTACAGCGTTTCCTGGAACTGCGAGTGGACGAGTAAGCGAAACCAGCCTGGAAAGCAATCAAGCGATAAAAAAACCACCGAATAGCTAATCGGTGGTTTGAAACTCATATCTTGTATCTTGATTTTGTGAAGATTGAAAAGGTTATGCCGAAAGAGAAACCTTTCCGTGAGCAACAGCCTTGTTGCATTCCTTACAGATCTTGATCTTCTTTCCCTCTTTCTCCACTTCATACAGCAGTTTGATGCCGGTTCGATTGCAGAGAGGACATGTACCGCGACCACTTTTGGTCAATTCCCGAATTCCACTGCCACGATGTGCTTTCGACATATTGTTTCTCCTTGAAGGCTGAATATACCTGGTTTAAGGGACTATATCGTCACCTTGTGAAAAAGTCAAGGCACCGGTGACAACGGCTCTCCAGATATTGGGAAGCCTATCGTCAATAAAATTGCGAAGATTTTTCGGCCTTCCCTGGGCTAGCGTATCACTCACAAGTCTCAGGACGGCAGAAGGAACAGCATAGCGATTAAGTACCGTAAGGACAGCGGCACTCTCCATATCGACCACACCAGGAGAGGTTATGCTGTCCCGCCTTTCGCTGTACAGAAAACGGTCACCCGTAAATGAGGTACCCGAAAACGCAGCAAGGTCGGCCCGAGCCATAGCCGCATGAATCACTCCGCTCAGCCTCTCGTCGGTGTACTCAATGCCTCCCCCGTCGGGATAGATACCAATTCTTCCCCGTCCAGGCTGAAGTTCCAGATCCCACTGAATCGTCTCGGAGGCAATGAGAAGGTCCCCTATCGACTCCTTGGAAGCTGCACCACCGATACCCAAAAGAACGGCGCAGTCGATTTTTCGCTTCGCGGCGACCGACCGTTCGAGAACAGCAACCGTTGTGGCGGCCGAGTGAACCTTCCCCATCCCGGTGGTACAGGCTTCAATAACAAGATTTTCATTGTCGCTGCTGATCGTCCTGTAGCCCTTTCCAAAAAGGATATTTCCGGTTTCCTGAAAGGGAAAGAGCTGTAGCAGAGGATGAAGTTCCATCGGCAAGGGCGATAACAAGAGTATCATCGCTCTCTCCGCCTCTTACTCGAGCTCAGCCATTCCATGACAGCCGATGCGGCTCCCCCCTCGGAAGCGGGAGGAAAGGTGTGAAACTGGTATGCGTGTGATAGGGGAAAACCTTCGACCACCGCAGCGCTTCCGGCCCAGCGCAGCATATGCAAGTCGTTGAAATCATTCCCCACCGCGAGGACCTCTTTCCGATCAATCTTCAGCCGATCACAGAGCAAGGCCAGACCGCTCCCCTTGTCGACCCCCTTGGAAAAGAGCTCAAGCCAGAATGATTTTCCATCCAGGGGGCTTGTAGAACGAATGACCGAATAGTGCGAAGAAAGGGACAGAAGGAGTTTGTCGGAAATCTGC contains:
- a CDS encoding CapA family protein; amino-acid sequence: MKNKHRIFPLMILVSFLSSCTLPPSSIVVEGPCLTDERIDELLSSAPFAIKKASDSENVPLTKLSFRYVEPFEDLPQNSLIIRREELAFTAELHDSRFSLTRKEAKEATASKSDDLIQSSNLRLPRRALSIDGTYLGDPDYPLIRYLVLLVQPLSETKPESFFQKVSFFITKGKRDERLHTHRKAVESWVGKIAASQPAAAEKTIWIDSVGDMIFSRGVEQLLSQNGGLHKVFDATLSILQSAHLTAGNFEGTLASTNRKAEPKSYNFRFSPKVLPNLEKAGFDYLSITNNHIWDFGKEGFLDTLNAIESSHLATSGAGRNFKAAAVPWRTEIEHQEISILSVGAYPQERNGFNGKTIAFAGDDKPGILFVDRGAREAIKEAFDDDAFHVLYVHGGWEWHRKPDAYYRELYRSFVDLGADLVVGSHPHVLQGMEAYHGSLIAYSLGNFIFPGMEEMKWATDSMILRVGIREGNICYVEPIPAVLSGKGVKKDPNEAKALQRFLELRVDE
- a CDS encoding 5'-methylthioadenosine/S-adenosylhomocysteine nucleosidase family protein produces the protein MILLLSPLPMELHPLLQLFPFQETGNILFGKGYRTISSDNENLVIEACTTGMGKVHSAATTVAVLERSVAAKRKIDCAVLLGIGGAASKESIGDLLIASETIQWDLELQPGRGRIGIYPDGGGIEYTDERLSGVIHAAMARADLAAFSGTSFTGDRFLYSERRDSITSPGVVDMESAAVLTVLNRYAVPSAVLRLVSDTLAQGRPKNLRNFIDDRLPNIWRAVVTGALTFSQGDDIVP